A stretch of Flavobacteriales bacterium DNA encodes these proteins:
- a CDS encoding electron transfer flavoprotein subunit beta/FixA family protein, producing MKILVPISKVPDTTSKIAFTDGDSKFNEEGIQWIVNPYDEWYALVRALEIVEAGGGSVTVINVGDATSDPVIRKALALGANDAVRIDVNPADSYVIAKEIAAYAADKGFDMVLLGKETINYNGSEVGGMLAEFMNLPYISLASKLDVNGGTATLERSIEGGVEVVEVKLPLVASASKGMAEQRIPNMRGIMAARTKPLTIVAASGAQAKTAYVKYGLPAAKSAVKLVDPENMDELVRLLHEEAKSI from the coding sequence ATGAAGATCTTAGTACCAATCAGCAAAGTGCCTGATACTACGTCCAAGATTGCCTTTACGGATGGCGACTCGAAGTTCAACGAAGAGGGAATTCAGTGGATTGTGAACCCATATGATGAATGGTATGCGCTTGTTCGCGCATTGGAAATTGTGGAAGCTGGTGGTGGCTCCGTTACGGTTATCAATGTTGGTGATGCAACATCTGATCCGGTCATCAGAAAAGCATTGGCCTTAGGCGCAAACGATGCGGTTAGAATTGATGTGAATCCTGCTGATTCGTATGTGATTGCCAAAGAGATTGCAGCTTATGCGGCTGACAAAGGTTTTGACATGGTGCTTCTTGGAAAAGAGACGATCAACTACAATGGTTCTGAGGTTGGCGGTATGCTGGCTGAGTTCATGAACTTGCCTTACATTTCTCTTGCATCTAAATTGGATGTGAACGGAGGTACGGCCACATTGGAGCGTTCTATTGAAGGTGGTGTTGAAGTGGTTGAGGTGAAATTGCCTTTGGTTGCAAGTGCTTCTAAAGGAATGGCTGAGCAACGTATTCCGAACATGCGTGGCATAATGGCTGCTCGTACGAAACCGTTGACGATTGTTGCGGCAAGCGGAGCGCAGGCTAAAACGGCTTACGTCAAGTATGGTCTTCCTGCAGCCAAATCTGCTGTGAAGTTGGTTGACCCAGAGAACATGGACGAATTGGTGAGACTGTTGCACGAAGAGGCAAAATCAATCTAA